A genomic window from Macaca mulatta isolate MMU2019108-1 chromosome 19, T2T-MMU8v2.0, whole genome shotgun sequence includes:
- the KASH5 gene encoding protein KASH5 isoform X2, with translation MGGRNSETLTLLPPPEASCCSPLALTLVYLWEQPEETRLGMPVSLEEQILNSTFEACDPQRTGTVAVTQVLAYLEAVTGQGPQDARLQTLANSLDPNGEGPNATVDLDTFLVVMRDWIAACQLHGGLELEEETAFEGALTSQQLPSGCPEAEEPANLESFSDEDPRPELQATADLLSSLEDLELSNQRLAGENAKLQRSVETAEEGSARLGEEILALRKQLRSTQQALQFAKAVDEELEDLKTLARSLEEQNRSLLAQARQAEKEQQHLVAEMETLQEENGKLLAERDGVKKRSQELAMEKDTLKRQLFECEHLICQRDTILSERTRHVESLAQTLQEYRVTTQELRLEISRLEEQLSQTYEGPDELPEGAQLRRVGWTRLLPPSLGLEIEAIRQKQEVAIAGLSNPLCGVWQWEEVIHDTSEDAEFPSEAPAGGQRNFQGQPAHHGEGRKEPSMWLTGREEEEDAESQVTADLPMPLGDPRPGDIPESPPERPAQQELQQALVPVMKELVPVRRRPWGQLCLPPQRLRVTRHPLIPAPVLGLLLLLLLSVLLLGPSPPPTWPHLQLCYLQPPPV, from the exons ATGGGGGGAAGAAACTCAGAGACCCTTACGTTGTTGCCCCCTCCTGAAGCTTCCTGCTGTTCCCCGCTGGCCCTAACTCTAG TGTACCTCTGGGAGCAGCCTGAGGAGACAAGGCTGGGGATGCCGGTCAGCTTGGAGGAGCAAATACTCAACTCCACATTCGAAGCTTGTGACCCTCAGAGGACAG gcactgtggctGTGACCCAGGTGCTGGCCTACCTGGAGGCGGTGACAGGCCAGGGCCCCCAGGATGCACGCCTCCAAACATTGGCCAACAGCCTGGACCCCAATGGGGAGGGCCCTAACGCCACTGTGGACTTGGACACTTTCCTGGTTGTCATGCGTGATTGGATTGCTGCCTGTCAACTACACGG GGGATTAGAGCTGGAAGAGGAGACCGCCTTCGAGGGAGCCCTGACCTCCCAGCAACTGCCATCTG GATGCCCAGAAGCTGAGGAGCCAGCCAACTTGGAGAGCTTCAGCGACGAAGACCCCAGACCTGAGCT GCAAGCCACAGCTGACCTGCTGAGCAGCCTGGAGGACCTGGAGCTCAGCAACCAACGTCTGGCTGGGGAGAATGCCAAACTCCAGCGGAGCGTGGAGACAGCTGAGGAGGGGTCGGCACGCCTTGGGGAGGAGATCTTGGCTCTGCGCAAGCAGCTTCGCAG TACCCAGCAGGCTCTGCAGTTTGCCAAGGCCGTGGATGAGGAGCTGGAGGACCTAAAGACTCTGGCCAGGAGCCTGGAGGAACAGAATCGCAGCCTTCTGGCCCAAGCCCGGCAGGCG GAAAAGGAGCAGCAGCATCTGGTGGCTGAGATGGAGACTCTGCAGGAGGAG AATGGGAAACTGCTGGCGGAGCGGGATGGAGTGAAGAAGAGAAGTCAGGAACTGGCCATGGAGAAGGACACTTTGAAG CGGCAGCTCTTTGAGTGTGAACACCTCATTTGCCAACGAGACACCATCCTCTCTGAG CGCACTCGCCATGTGGAGAGCCTGGCCCAGACCTTGCAAGAATACAGAGTGACGACGCAG GAACTGAGGCTGGAGATTTCACGCCTGGAGGAGCAGCTGAGTCAGACCTATGAGGGGCCCGATGA GCTACCTGAAGGGGCCCAGCTGAGAAGAGTGGGCTGGACCCGGCTGCTGCCCCCATCGCTGGGCTTGGAGATCGAGGCCATTCGACAG AAACAGGAAGTGGCAATTGCTGGTCTCTCCAACCCTCTGTGTGGGGTGTGGCAGTGGGAGGAAGTCATCCATGATACCAGTGAGGATGCTGAGTTTCCGTCTGAAGCCCCAGCTGGGGGACAG AGAAACTTCCAGGGACAGCCAGCGCACcatggagaaggaagaaaggagccATCCATGTG GTTGAccggaagagaggaagaggaggatgcaGAGAGCCAGGTCACG GCTGATCTCCCTATGCCTCTAGGAGACCCTCGCCCTGGAGACATCCCAGAAAGCCCTCCAGAGAG GCCTGCGCAGCAGGAACTCCAGCAAGCCTTGGTGCCTGTGATGAAAGAGCTGGTCCCAGTGAGGAGGAGGCCCTGGGGCCAGCTCTGCCTGCCCCCACAGCGGCTCAG gGTCACTCGACATCCACTGATCCCAGCTCCGGTCCTgggcctgctgctgctgctgctgctctctgTCCTGCTGCTGGGCCCgtccccacctcccacctggccccacctccagctCTGCTACCTCCAGCCCCCTCCAGTGTGA
- the KASH5 gene encoding protein KASH5 isoform X3 — translation MDLPEGPVGGPTAEMYLWEQPEETRLGMPVSLEEQILNSTFEACDPQRTGTVAVTQVLAYLEAVTGQGPQDARLQTLANSLDPNGEGPNATVDLDTFLVVMRDWIAACQLHGGLELEEETAFEGALTSQQLPSGCPEAEEPANLESFSDEDPRPELQATADLLSSLEDLELSNQRLAGENAKLQRSVETAEEGSARLGEEILALRKQLRSTQQALQFAKAVDEELEDLKTLARSLEEQNRSLLAQARQAEKEQQHLVAEMETLQEENGKLLAERDGVKKRSQELAMEKDTLKRQLFECEHLICQRDTILSERTRHVESLAQTLQEYRVTTQELRLEISRLEEQLSQTYEGPDELPEGAQLRRVGWTRLLPPSLGLEIEAIRQKQEVAIAGLSNPLCGVWQWEEVIHDTSEDAEFPSEAPAGGQRNFQGQPAHHGEGRKEPSMWLTGREEEEDAESQVTADLPMPLGDPRPGDIPESPPERPAQQELQQALVPVMKELVPVRRRPWGQLCLPPQRLRVTRHPLIPAPVLGLLLLLLLSVLLLGPSPPPTWPHLQLCYLQPPPV, via the exons ATGGACCTGCCCGAGGGCCCGGTGGGTGGTCCCACTGCGGAAA TGTACCTCTGGGAGCAGCCTGAGGAGACAAGGCTGGGGATGCCGGTCAGCTTGGAGGAGCAAATACTCAACTCCACATTCGAAGCTTGTGACCCTCAGAGGACAG gcactgtggctGTGACCCAGGTGCTGGCCTACCTGGAGGCGGTGACAGGCCAGGGCCCCCAGGATGCACGCCTCCAAACATTGGCCAACAGCCTGGACCCCAATGGGGAGGGCCCTAACGCCACTGTGGACTTGGACACTTTCCTGGTTGTCATGCGTGATTGGATTGCTGCCTGTCAACTACACGG GGGATTAGAGCTGGAAGAGGAGACCGCCTTCGAGGGAGCCCTGACCTCCCAGCAACTGCCATCTG GATGCCCAGAAGCTGAGGAGCCAGCCAACTTGGAGAGCTTCAGCGACGAAGACCCCAGACCTGAGCT GCAAGCCACAGCTGACCTGCTGAGCAGCCTGGAGGACCTGGAGCTCAGCAACCAACGTCTGGCTGGGGAGAATGCCAAACTCCAGCGGAGCGTGGAGACAGCTGAGGAGGGGTCGGCACGCCTTGGGGAGGAGATCTTGGCTCTGCGCAAGCAGCTTCGCAG TACCCAGCAGGCTCTGCAGTTTGCCAAGGCCGTGGATGAGGAGCTGGAGGACCTAAAGACTCTGGCCAGGAGCCTGGAGGAACAGAATCGCAGCCTTCTGGCCCAAGCCCGGCAGGCG GAAAAGGAGCAGCAGCATCTGGTGGCTGAGATGGAGACTCTGCAGGAGGAG AATGGGAAACTGCTGGCGGAGCGGGATGGAGTGAAGAAGAGAAGTCAGGAACTGGCCATGGAGAAGGACACTTTGAAG CGGCAGCTCTTTGAGTGTGAACACCTCATTTGCCAACGAGACACCATCCTCTCTGAG CGCACTCGCCATGTGGAGAGCCTGGCCCAGACCTTGCAAGAATACAGAGTGACGACGCAG GAACTGAGGCTGGAGATTTCACGCCTGGAGGAGCAGCTGAGTCAGACCTATGAGGGGCCCGATGA GCTACCTGAAGGGGCCCAGCTGAGAAGAGTGGGCTGGACCCGGCTGCTGCCCCCATCGCTGGGCTTGGAGATCGAGGCCATTCGACAG AAACAGGAAGTGGCAATTGCTGGTCTCTCCAACCCTCTGTGTGGGGTGTGGCAGTGGGAGGAAGTCATCCATGATACCAGTGAGGATGCTGAGTTTCCGTCTGAAGCCCCAGCTGGGGGACAG AGAAACTTCCAGGGACAGCCAGCGCACcatggagaaggaagaaaggagccATCCATGTG GTTGAccggaagagaggaagaggaggatgcaGAGAGCCAGGTCACG GCTGATCTCCCTATGCCTCTAGGAGACCCTCGCCCTGGAGACATCCCAGAAAGCCCTCCAGAGAG GCCTGCGCAGCAGGAACTCCAGCAAGCCTTGGTGCCTGTGATGAAAGAGCTGGTCCCAGTGAGGAGGAGGCCCTGGGGCCAGCTCTGCCTGCCCCCACAGCGGCTCAG gGTCACTCGACATCCACTGATCCCAGCTCCGGTCCTgggcctgctgctgctgctgctgctctctgTCCTGCTGCTGGGCCCgtccccacctcccacctggccccacctccagctCTGCTACCTCCAGCCCCCTCCAGTGTGA
- the KASH5 gene encoding protein KASH5 isoform X1, with protein MGGRNSETLTLLPPPEASCCSPLALTLVYLWEQPEETRLGMPVSLEEQILNSTFEACDPQRTGTVAVTQVLAYLEAVTGQGPQDARLQTLANSLDPNGEGPNATVDLDTFLVVMRDWIAACQLHGGLELEEETAFEGALTSQQLPSGCPEAEEPANLESFSDEDPRPELQATADLLSSLEDLELSNQRLAGENAKLQRSVETAEEGSARLGEEILALRKQLRSTQQALQFAKAVDEELEDLKTLARSLEEQNRSLLAQARQAEKEQQHLVAEMETLQEENGKLLAERDGVKKRSQELAMEKDTLKRQLFECEHLICQRDTILSERTRHVESLAQTLQEYRVTTQELRLEISRLEEQLSQTYEGPDELPEGAQLRRVGWTRLLPPSLGLEIEAIRQKQEVAIAGLSNPLCGVWQWEEVIHDTSEDAEFPSEAPAGGQRNFQGQPAHHGEGRKEPSMWLTGREEEEDAESQVTADLPMPLGDPRPGDIPESPPESRPAQQELQQALVPVMKELVPVRRRPWGQLCLPPQRLRVTRHPLIPAPVLGLLLLLLLSVLLLGPSPPPTWPHLQLCYLQPPPV; from the exons ATGGGGGGAAGAAACTCAGAGACCCTTACGTTGTTGCCCCCTCCTGAAGCTTCCTGCTGTTCCCCGCTGGCCCTAACTCTAG TGTACCTCTGGGAGCAGCCTGAGGAGACAAGGCTGGGGATGCCGGTCAGCTTGGAGGAGCAAATACTCAACTCCACATTCGAAGCTTGTGACCCTCAGAGGACAG gcactgtggctGTGACCCAGGTGCTGGCCTACCTGGAGGCGGTGACAGGCCAGGGCCCCCAGGATGCACGCCTCCAAACATTGGCCAACAGCCTGGACCCCAATGGGGAGGGCCCTAACGCCACTGTGGACTTGGACACTTTCCTGGTTGTCATGCGTGATTGGATTGCTGCCTGTCAACTACACGG GGGATTAGAGCTGGAAGAGGAGACCGCCTTCGAGGGAGCCCTGACCTCCCAGCAACTGCCATCTG GATGCCCAGAAGCTGAGGAGCCAGCCAACTTGGAGAGCTTCAGCGACGAAGACCCCAGACCTGAGCT GCAAGCCACAGCTGACCTGCTGAGCAGCCTGGAGGACCTGGAGCTCAGCAACCAACGTCTGGCTGGGGAGAATGCCAAACTCCAGCGGAGCGTGGAGACAGCTGAGGAGGGGTCGGCACGCCTTGGGGAGGAGATCTTGGCTCTGCGCAAGCAGCTTCGCAG TACCCAGCAGGCTCTGCAGTTTGCCAAGGCCGTGGATGAGGAGCTGGAGGACCTAAAGACTCTGGCCAGGAGCCTGGAGGAACAGAATCGCAGCCTTCTGGCCCAAGCCCGGCAGGCG GAAAAGGAGCAGCAGCATCTGGTGGCTGAGATGGAGACTCTGCAGGAGGAG AATGGGAAACTGCTGGCGGAGCGGGATGGAGTGAAGAAGAGAAGTCAGGAACTGGCCATGGAGAAGGACACTTTGAAG CGGCAGCTCTTTGAGTGTGAACACCTCATTTGCCAACGAGACACCATCCTCTCTGAG CGCACTCGCCATGTGGAGAGCCTGGCCCAGACCTTGCAAGAATACAGAGTGACGACGCAG GAACTGAGGCTGGAGATTTCACGCCTGGAGGAGCAGCTGAGTCAGACCTATGAGGGGCCCGATGA GCTACCTGAAGGGGCCCAGCTGAGAAGAGTGGGCTGGACCCGGCTGCTGCCCCCATCGCTGGGCTTGGAGATCGAGGCCATTCGACAG AAACAGGAAGTGGCAATTGCTGGTCTCTCCAACCCTCTGTGTGGGGTGTGGCAGTGGGAGGAAGTCATCCATGATACCAGTGAGGATGCTGAGTTTCCGTCTGAAGCCCCAGCTGGGGGACAG AGAAACTTCCAGGGACAGCCAGCGCACcatggagaaggaagaaaggagccATCCATGTG GTTGAccggaagagaggaagaggaggatgcaGAGAGCCAGGTCACG GCTGATCTCCCTATGCCTCTAGGAGACCCTCGCCCTGGAGACATCCCAGAAAGCCCTCCAGAGAG CAGGCCTGCGCAGCAGGAACTCCAGCAAGCCTTGGTGCCTGTGATGAAAGAGCTGGTCCCAGTGAGGAGGAGGCCCTGGGGCCAGCTCTGCCTGCCCCCACAGCGGCTCAG gGTCACTCGACATCCACTGATCCCAGCTCCGGTCCTgggcctgctgctgctgctgctgctctctgTCCTGCTGCTGGGCCCgtccccacctcccacctggccccacctccagctCTGCTACCTCCAGCCCCCTCCAGTGTGA
- the KASH5 gene encoding protein KASH5 isoform X5 — translation MDLPEGPVGGPTAEMYLWEQPEETRLGMPVSLEEQILNSTFEACDPQRTGTVAVTQVLAYLEAVTGQGPQDARLQTLANSLDPNGEGPNATVDLDTFLVVMRDWIAACQLHGGLELEEETAFEGALTSQQLPSGCPEAEEPANLESFSDEDPRPELQATADLLSSLEDLELSNQRLAGENAKLQRSVETAEEGSARLGEEILALRKQLRSTQQALQFAKAVDEELEDLKTLARSLEEQNRSLLAQARQAEKEQQHLVAEMETLQEENGKLLAERDGVKKRSQELAMEKDTLKRQLFECEHLICQRDTILSERTRHVESLAQTLQEYRVTTQELRLEISRLEEQLSQTYEGPDELPEGAQLRRVGWTRLLPPSLGLEIEAIRQEVAIAGLSNPLCGVWQWEEVIHDTSEDAEFPSEAPAGGQRNFQGQPAHHGEGRKEPSMWLTGREEEEDAESQVTADLPMPLGDPRPGDIPESPPERPAQQELQQALVPVMKELVPVRRRPWGQLCLPPQRLRVTRHPLIPAPVLGLLLLLLLSVLLLGPSPPPTWPHLQLCYLQPPPV, via the exons ATGGACCTGCCCGAGGGCCCGGTGGGTGGTCCCACTGCGGAAA TGTACCTCTGGGAGCAGCCTGAGGAGACAAGGCTGGGGATGCCGGTCAGCTTGGAGGAGCAAATACTCAACTCCACATTCGAAGCTTGTGACCCTCAGAGGACAG gcactgtggctGTGACCCAGGTGCTGGCCTACCTGGAGGCGGTGACAGGCCAGGGCCCCCAGGATGCACGCCTCCAAACATTGGCCAACAGCCTGGACCCCAATGGGGAGGGCCCTAACGCCACTGTGGACTTGGACACTTTCCTGGTTGTCATGCGTGATTGGATTGCTGCCTGTCAACTACACGG GGGATTAGAGCTGGAAGAGGAGACCGCCTTCGAGGGAGCCCTGACCTCCCAGCAACTGCCATCTG GATGCCCAGAAGCTGAGGAGCCAGCCAACTTGGAGAGCTTCAGCGACGAAGACCCCAGACCTGAGCT GCAAGCCACAGCTGACCTGCTGAGCAGCCTGGAGGACCTGGAGCTCAGCAACCAACGTCTGGCTGGGGAGAATGCCAAACTCCAGCGGAGCGTGGAGACAGCTGAGGAGGGGTCGGCACGCCTTGGGGAGGAGATCTTGGCTCTGCGCAAGCAGCTTCGCAG TACCCAGCAGGCTCTGCAGTTTGCCAAGGCCGTGGATGAGGAGCTGGAGGACCTAAAGACTCTGGCCAGGAGCCTGGAGGAACAGAATCGCAGCCTTCTGGCCCAAGCCCGGCAGGCG GAAAAGGAGCAGCAGCATCTGGTGGCTGAGATGGAGACTCTGCAGGAGGAG AATGGGAAACTGCTGGCGGAGCGGGATGGAGTGAAGAAGAGAAGTCAGGAACTGGCCATGGAGAAGGACACTTTGAAG CGGCAGCTCTTTGAGTGTGAACACCTCATTTGCCAACGAGACACCATCCTCTCTGAG CGCACTCGCCATGTGGAGAGCCTGGCCCAGACCTTGCAAGAATACAGAGTGACGACGCAG GAACTGAGGCTGGAGATTTCACGCCTGGAGGAGCAGCTGAGTCAGACCTATGAGGGGCCCGATGA GCTACCTGAAGGGGCCCAGCTGAGAAGAGTGGGCTGGACCCGGCTGCTGCCCCCATCGCTGGGCTTGGAGATCGAGGCCATTCGACAG GAAGTGGCAATTGCTGGTCTCTCCAACCCTCTGTGTGGGGTGTGGCAGTGGGAGGAAGTCATCCATGATACCAGTGAGGATGCTGAGTTTCCGTCTGAAGCCCCAGCTGGGGGACAG AGAAACTTCCAGGGACAGCCAGCGCACcatggagaaggaagaaaggagccATCCATGTG GTTGAccggaagagaggaagaggaggatgcaGAGAGCCAGGTCACG GCTGATCTCCCTATGCCTCTAGGAGACCCTCGCCCTGGAGACATCCCAGAAAGCCCTCCAGAGAG GCCTGCGCAGCAGGAACTCCAGCAAGCCTTGGTGCCTGTGATGAAAGAGCTGGTCCCAGTGAGGAGGAGGCCCTGGGGCCAGCTCTGCCTGCCCCCACAGCGGCTCAG gGTCACTCGACATCCACTGATCCCAGCTCCGGTCCTgggcctgctgctgctgctgctgctctctgTCCTGCTGCTGGGCCCgtccccacctcccacctggccccacctccagctCTGCTACCTCCAGCCCCCTCCAGTGTGA
- the KASH5 gene encoding protein KASH5 isoform X4, whose translation MDLPEGPVGGPTAEMYLWEQPEETRLGMPVSLEEQILNSTFEACDPQRTGTVAVTQVLAYLEAVTGQGPQDARLQTLANSLDPNGEGPNATVDLDTFLVVMRDWIAACQLHGGLELEEETAFEGALTSQQLPSGCPEAEEPANLESFSDEDPRPELQATADLLSSLEDLELSNQRLAGENAKLQRSVETAEEGSARLGEEILALRKQLRSTQQALQFAKAVDEELEDLKTLARSLEEQNRSLLAQARQAEKEQQHLVAEMETLQEENGKLLAERDGVKKRSQELAMEKDTLKRQLFECEHLICQRDTILSERTRHVESLAQTLQEYRVTTQELRLEISRLEEQLSQTYEGPDELPEGAQLRRVGWTRLLPPSLGLEIEAIRQEVAIAGLSNPLCGVWQWEEVIHDTSEDAEFPSEAPAGGQRNFQGQPAHHGEGRKEPSMWLTGREEEEDAESQVTADLPMPLGDPRPGDIPESPPESRPAQQELQQALVPVMKELVPVRRRPWGQLCLPPQRLRVTRHPLIPAPVLGLLLLLLLSVLLLGPSPPPTWPHLQLCYLQPPPV comes from the exons ATGGACCTGCCCGAGGGCCCGGTGGGTGGTCCCACTGCGGAAA TGTACCTCTGGGAGCAGCCTGAGGAGACAAGGCTGGGGATGCCGGTCAGCTTGGAGGAGCAAATACTCAACTCCACATTCGAAGCTTGTGACCCTCAGAGGACAG gcactgtggctGTGACCCAGGTGCTGGCCTACCTGGAGGCGGTGACAGGCCAGGGCCCCCAGGATGCACGCCTCCAAACATTGGCCAACAGCCTGGACCCCAATGGGGAGGGCCCTAACGCCACTGTGGACTTGGACACTTTCCTGGTTGTCATGCGTGATTGGATTGCTGCCTGTCAACTACACGG GGGATTAGAGCTGGAAGAGGAGACCGCCTTCGAGGGAGCCCTGACCTCCCAGCAACTGCCATCTG GATGCCCAGAAGCTGAGGAGCCAGCCAACTTGGAGAGCTTCAGCGACGAAGACCCCAGACCTGAGCT GCAAGCCACAGCTGACCTGCTGAGCAGCCTGGAGGACCTGGAGCTCAGCAACCAACGTCTGGCTGGGGAGAATGCCAAACTCCAGCGGAGCGTGGAGACAGCTGAGGAGGGGTCGGCACGCCTTGGGGAGGAGATCTTGGCTCTGCGCAAGCAGCTTCGCAG TACCCAGCAGGCTCTGCAGTTTGCCAAGGCCGTGGATGAGGAGCTGGAGGACCTAAAGACTCTGGCCAGGAGCCTGGAGGAACAGAATCGCAGCCTTCTGGCCCAAGCCCGGCAGGCG GAAAAGGAGCAGCAGCATCTGGTGGCTGAGATGGAGACTCTGCAGGAGGAG AATGGGAAACTGCTGGCGGAGCGGGATGGAGTGAAGAAGAGAAGTCAGGAACTGGCCATGGAGAAGGACACTTTGAAG CGGCAGCTCTTTGAGTGTGAACACCTCATTTGCCAACGAGACACCATCCTCTCTGAG CGCACTCGCCATGTGGAGAGCCTGGCCCAGACCTTGCAAGAATACAGAGTGACGACGCAG GAACTGAGGCTGGAGATTTCACGCCTGGAGGAGCAGCTGAGTCAGACCTATGAGGGGCCCGATGA GCTACCTGAAGGGGCCCAGCTGAGAAGAGTGGGCTGGACCCGGCTGCTGCCCCCATCGCTGGGCTTGGAGATCGAGGCCATTCGACAG GAAGTGGCAATTGCTGGTCTCTCCAACCCTCTGTGTGGGGTGTGGCAGTGGGAGGAAGTCATCCATGATACCAGTGAGGATGCTGAGTTTCCGTCTGAAGCCCCAGCTGGGGGACAG AGAAACTTCCAGGGACAGCCAGCGCACcatggagaaggaagaaaggagccATCCATGTG GTTGAccggaagagaggaagaggaggatgcaGAGAGCCAGGTCACG GCTGATCTCCCTATGCCTCTAGGAGACCCTCGCCCTGGAGACATCCCAGAAAGCCCTCCAGAGAG CAGGCCTGCGCAGCAGGAACTCCAGCAAGCCTTGGTGCCTGTGATGAAAGAGCTGGTCCCAGTGAGGAGGAGGCCCTGGGGCCAGCTCTGCCTGCCCCCACAGCGGCTCAG gGTCACTCGACATCCACTGATCCCAGCTCCGGTCCTgggcctgctgctgctgctgctgctctctgTCCTGCTGCTGGGCCCgtccccacctcccacctggccccacctccagctCTGCTACCTCCAGCCCCCTCCAGTGTGA
- the KASH5 gene encoding protein KASH5 isoform X6 — protein sequence MGGRNSETLTLLPPPEASCCSPLALTLVYLWEQPEETRLGMPVSLEEQILNSTFEACDPQRTGTVAVTQVLAYLEAVTGQGPQDARLQTLANSLDPNGEGPNATVDLDTFLVVMRDWIAACQLHGGLELEEETAFEGALTSQQLPSGCPEAEEPANLESFSDEDPRPELQATADLLSSLEDLELSNQRLAGENAKLQRSVETAEEGSARLGEEILALRKQLRSTQQALQFAKAVDEELEDLKTLARSLEEQNRSLLAQARQAEKEQQHLVAEMETLQEENGKLLAERDGVKKRSQELAMEKDTLKRQLFECEHLICQRDTILSERTRHVESLAQTLQEYRVTTQELRLEISRLEEQLSQTYEGPDELPEGAQLRRVGWTRLLPPSLGLEIEAIRQKQEVAIAGLSNPLCGVWQWEEVIHDTSEDAEFPSEAPAGGQRNFQGQPAHHGEGRKEPSMWLISLCL from the exons ATGGGGGGAAGAAACTCAGAGACCCTTACGTTGTTGCCCCCTCCTGAAGCTTCCTGCTGTTCCCCGCTGGCCCTAACTCTAG TGTACCTCTGGGAGCAGCCTGAGGAGACAAGGCTGGGGATGCCGGTCAGCTTGGAGGAGCAAATACTCAACTCCACATTCGAAGCTTGTGACCCTCAGAGGACAG gcactgtggctGTGACCCAGGTGCTGGCCTACCTGGAGGCGGTGACAGGCCAGGGCCCCCAGGATGCACGCCTCCAAACATTGGCCAACAGCCTGGACCCCAATGGGGAGGGCCCTAACGCCACTGTGGACTTGGACACTTTCCTGGTTGTCATGCGTGATTGGATTGCTGCCTGTCAACTACACGG GGGATTAGAGCTGGAAGAGGAGACCGCCTTCGAGGGAGCCCTGACCTCCCAGCAACTGCCATCTG GATGCCCAGAAGCTGAGGAGCCAGCCAACTTGGAGAGCTTCAGCGACGAAGACCCCAGACCTGAGCT GCAAGCCACAGCTGACCTGCTGAGCAGCCTGGAGGACCTGGAGCTCAGCAACCAACGTCTGGCTGGGGAGAATGCCAAACTCCAGCGGAGCGTGGAGACAGCTGAGGAGGGGTCGGCACGCCTTGGGGAGGAGATCTTGGCTCTGCGCAAGCAGCTTCGCAG TACCCAGCAGGCTCTGCAGTTTGCCAAGGCCGTGGATGAGGAGCTGGAGGACCTAAAGACTCTGGCCAGGAGCCTGGAGGAACAGAATCGCAGCCTTCTGGCCCAAGCCCGGCAGGCG GAAAAGGAGCAGCAGCATCTGGTGGCTGAGATGGAGACTCTGCAGGAGGAG AATGGGAAACTGCTGGCGGAGCGGGATGGAGTGAAGAAGAGAAGTCAGGAACTGGCCATGGAGAAGGACACTTTGAAG CGGCAGCTCTTTGAGTGTGAACACCTCATTTGCCAACGAGACACCATCCTCTCTGAG CGCACTCGCCATGTGGAGAGCCTGGCCCAGACCTTGCAAGAATACAGAGTGACGACGCAG GAACTGAGGCTGGAGATTTCACGCCTGGAGGAGCAGCTGAGTCAGACCTATGAGGGGCCCGATGA GCTACCTGAAGGGGCCCAGCTGAGAAGAGTGGGCTGGACCCGGCTGCTGCCCCCATCGCTGGGCTTGGAGATCGAGGCCATTCGACAG AAACAGGAAGTGGCAATTGCTGGTCTCTCCAACCCTCTGTGTGGGGTGTGGCAGTGGGAGGAAGTCATCCATGATACCAGTGAGGATGCTGAGTTTCCGTCTGAAGCCCCAGCTGGGGGACAG AGAAACTTCCAGGGACAGCCAGCGCACcatggagaaggaagaaaggagccATCCATGTG GCTGATCTCCCTATGCCTCTAG